The genome window TGTCCTCCACAAAAAAGTGGATGAAATCAGCATTATCAGTAACCTCTGCATCATCAACAgcatttatttcaaaaattacGACAGGAAATTCTTCGGTATCACCCCTCTCATTGATGTCAAAGCCCACTCATTACTTTATCTTAGAAGTTTACAATAAAAACGAGCATGAGGTAACTcacaaatatttacaaaagaGTTATTAcgattttattgaattctCAAATATTCTCAAAAAAGAGTTTCCTGCAAAAAAATTACCAAAACTTCCTCATAAACAGAAGGCTACCGATACGTCTACAACTTCTCATGAAGGTATTCAAACTTCAACCTCACACGTAAGATTAGCAGATGCTCTTCATACAGGTGAGCAGAAACCATCTATAATAGTAAATGATTCTGAGATTTCATTGGACAAACTAAATATGGGGATCGATTCAGCAATAAATGATGCACACTCTGAGgatataaattttgaatttgttgatgataaagataacaataaaaataattctaatttatcTCGTGATATTACAAGAACTTCCTTCAGACAATATTTGAGGAAATTAACAGAAGATGAAGAGATTGCTTATAGTGTTTCGTTGAAcacatttttaaatagcAATAATGTACAATTAGATTCATTACCATCGGAGATACAAGAGGATATAAATTCGCGTAAATTAGTCGATGCTTCAAATTTACAAGATGAAGTTTCTAATCAAGAGGAAATGGAAGAAACAATGCATATTTTAAGTCAATCAATGTCTGGATTTAGGTCAAAATTAGAGAAAGATGACGATtacataaaaaatattattaatgaatttaaaatgcAGAATGAGATTAGTTTGATGTCTGATGATGTTCAACATTTCTCTGAATGGCTAAAGTTAACTGCCTCCTCTGTGATTTATCATTTGTTTTTAAGCAAGAGAGGCAGTCGTGGTCTTTTCAATCAAGTAAGGATGTTGCATAACCTAATACCTTACAACATGATGAGTCAAATCATGAAAGTTACCAATCCCATGTCTATTATGAAAGGTATGAcagatttatttttaagcCAGCCATTTGGGGGttattctttatttcaAACTATGTTTATAACTATTATAACTGAAGATATTAGAGTTCAGACtaaagttattaaaaaactAGAGAAAAAGATAATTGAAGAATCTAATGGATCACAAACGATAATCGATCATATTAAGCTATTTGTAGAAAAGAATCAAATATCGAATGAACTGTCATTAGATGAAATAAGAGCCGAATCTCAAAAGATGGGTATGCCGATGGTATTAATAGTATTAATGAAGTACTCTCAGCTTCGAAAAGTATCCCAGAAAGATGTCGATAGTGTTATAGAATCGTATACTGCCTGGAAAGTCCAAAACAAATCTGTTGGAGTCGTCAGTGAGTCTGAAAAACAAGAATCCAGTTATTTTGCAAACTTAAAGGACTTACAAAAGctatattttaaaaataatgataagaagttaatgaaaaagGTTTGGCAAGATCCAGTCTTGGCCCAGTTACTGAAAGCAAttgttaatttaatttatgaTCCAATGGTGaaactttttaatattgCAGACGTGGATAAGGGCTTAAAGttatttgaaagatttaTGACagatttgataaaattagtGGATAAGGTTGTGTTTGGAAGGTTAGGTACTTGTACTAAGTTTGATGTAATTTGCAGAATTAAAAACTTGCTTGATAAATATGAAGATGAATTTTTGTCATTGTTAAATCATTtcttaaataatgataaagaaaatgttaTCGAAGAATATATAGCATGGGTTACATCCATACTAAACTTCCTTgataacaaaaatgaagttggtaaaaataatgtattagatattgagaaatcaattaaagaGTCAGATATACTAACAGAGAAGTTAACAACTGAAATTGACgatataatgaaaaataaatttgccaaaagaaagatttttaatgatattgtcAGCTGTTGGAAACGAAAGACAGTGATACTGGCAGAAAACTCCAAACTTTCTGACCAAGATGAAATTCGCAGCAACATGACTGCCATCAAAGAAATAGACATTGAACTGGGAAATTTGGAACTATTGTTCAACGAACTGATGGCACAACATTTAGATAGAACAGAGCTAAATAGTTTTAGAGAACAAGTGTTTGTCCCTTTTATTAATGGTAAGTATTTCGGATGATATTATCTTCGCATGAGATCTATTCCGTGAGGATTTATAggataatataaatattacaatatcTAGTgggaaaaatatttattatttaaatgataggtgttaatatatatttttgggaatttttatattatgcAATGCGAATTGGTGAATTCTAGGTAGCAATATGATGACCGCTTAATTGAAACCTTGAATGTTATCAGCTGTTTCATATCCTAAAATTTTTGCATCTTTATGATTTCTTTTAACGAGCCAAATGGATCAGCTTTGAATGCATTATTGTTAAGAACTTGAACAAATCTCTTAGATTCATCTTTAGTTAATTGTTTAGCACCTTTCTGGTTTCTTATGCTTGgttgattttttttgattttaacCGAAGCACTggtttcattatttatgtgtctatattttgttgattttgttattttggTAACATTAGTATCTACCATCATGTCTTCATCCTCGAGGCTACCAGTTTTGTGGTCATTCTCTAAAATCTCTTTTAAACCAGCTTCCTTGTTCAAAGACAACAACAGATCATTCATCTTTGGTTTCAAGTCATTTTTCATGTTTCTTTTCCTACGTCTAATTGAAGACTTCGAAATACCTGCAAAATCAGGATTGCCAGCAGctctttctttaatttgAGTCAAGAAGGTATCTTGCTTATTCATTTGCTTTTCCTTCTTAGTCTCTCTCAGTTGATGTAAAAATGCTTTTGGATCCTCTGGGAAGGAATTTGGTGTCGATAGTTGGTGAAACACCGCTTCTGAACCATTTAGACTATTATTCGGTTTTTTAGAAGCAGCTTTATTTCTCAGTGTTGTTCTCTTCTTGGCCACCATGTTTATGATTGGGTACGAGCGATTATATCAACGTATCACGATTTTGAAGCAACAGCAATCTCTAAATCAAATACAATTCTTAGCAAGAGCGTCTAGGTATAATACTATATGGATAAGTTATTATAACTctaataaacaaatatatatatatatcttttaatatatttatgaatCTATGCCATCTCATCTTATCTTAATATGATGTTTCCAATTATTTTGAAGtctgaaattttttaaattaaacGCATAGGCgatttcatcaaaatcGTGAAACAAATAACAAGACCAGTAAAGAAAATCAGAtgttattcatttttaaagtCAAAATGATCCATTTCAATTATAAGAAAGGTTCAAATAGAATATTGTTGTTTATTTAGTCatacttttattataattgaGATAACAACTTGCTGCTTCTTTTGGTTTTTTTGGTCGTTGCTTATAGAAGAAACATCAAGAATACATTAAACTTTTCCTGTCGTGTattattttagaaaattgAACATGTCTCAATCTAGTTCGTTTTCTCGTTTCGTATCCATTGCAGGTGCTGTTACAGCCTTGTCTATTACTGGTTATGctatttattttgattatcaaagaagaaataactTGATGTTTAGGAAAAACCTAAAGAAAGAACACAAAAAACAGATGAAAGCTGCTaaacaacaacaagaagaagataaacagaagaaattgaaagaagTCGGTGATAGCTTAGCAAAAGAGTTGGCTACTGACCCTATTCCAACTGCTCCCGCTGAGAGGGAAGCCGCTTTCGCTACTAATGTTGAAATGGGTGAACGTTTAGCATCTGTCCCAGGTAAAGAAATGGAATCTGCttgtaaattttataaGGCTTTGAGTGTCTATCCAAGCCCAGCTGATCTATTGGGTATCTATCAAAGAAGTGTCCCAGAAAGTATCTACGAACTGATTGTGTTAATGATTGCAGTATACCCACCAACGAATATCGCTTCTATCATCAACGGTATCCAACCTGATTCATCTTCTGTTTCAGCTGCTGCCGCTGAATTAGAAGCCATGAGTCAAGGAATTGGTATTGACGAATAACGGAACTAGACTATCCCAAGTTGCTGCTTTTAAAATTGGGAATTTCTGCTTGTACATGCTCTTCGATTATCctttttttgtaaattgtTTATCTAGTTATCCAACAGTGATGAGAATGgattaaatataaagtaTTAATGCAATTGAAAGTATGATGTATCTTTACTGTACTTTCTAGCATTCGTATTTACttctgtatatatatagatataatgaatatagtTTGCATATTTTGTATATGACAAATAATTAACATACCCaagaattaaattaaaaccACCAGttctttcattttgttGATGACTTAATgtcaatatttgaattttataGTAAGGGTGTAGTATTTACAGTTCTTTTCACAGACTAATGGATTTGTGACCAATATGTGAATTGGCGCTTAAGCACTCTCATCACTATTTTGGAATATATCTCAATAAGTTTTTAGCTAAATAAACCCCATAAACTAGCATACTAGCATTATTggtaaaattaaatagtAAACTAATCCCATGAGTTCTACcaaatgattttttcaAGTCTTCATCGAACGCCATCAGTTCTTTTCCTTCCAGTCTAGCTGCTAAAGCATGTCTCTCTTCCTTGATTTTATGAGATTTTGGTTGTAAATAAACGAAATTTACTAACCCAGAGGCAACAGCGGTTAATAAGCAAGTAATGGAGCCTTTTGAAAGGGCAACTGGGGAAGTGAGTCCTAAAATCACAGGTGTCACTGTTTGCATGCAAAAATAACCtggaaatattttactttgcattttagaaaattgATCTTTCTCCAATGTTTTAAACATTAGAGGTGAGGCAACATAGGAATAAAATGTAGCTCCACCAAAACTAGATAAACGATAATAATTGGTTGATAGTTAGTaatcatatatttaacaattGAACCGAGGTTTTAAAAATAGGTGcttaaaatatcatacGCAAAAGAATATAGCAATAAATGTGAAGCTGGTTTGACAAAACTCATTTTGTATTGTAATTAGATATCTGTTAGatgaataatattctaTATAAAGTATTGGTATCTACAATGTTCATAAGAATTGCACCATAAAAACAACTTCTAATAGTTGATTAAATCGTTTCTACCCCTTCTAacatttcaattttgatataGGAAGCCATTTTGTTCACGGGTTGCCTTTAATTCGTTTAACAACAAGATGTTGATATTGCAAAAGAATTCGATCTAAAAACATTATGATATTGATTAACAATGTTAATTATTATGTACAAGGGTGTTATATAGCCTATCTTCAGGTAATTATATGATTAATCGTCAAATTTAATACTTTTAAGGAAGAGAGATACATCGATCTTAACGGATAATCTACTTGTTCTCTTCAGTTTCGGTTTCCTTAGTGTTTTCAGCGGCCTGAGTATCTTTCCATACCTCATTCACCGTACTCATATAGCTGTCATAGACATCCGTATTGTGACCTAAACTATCCGCAAGAGATCTGTAAGATCTATTGAACGCAACGATTTTTGGGTCTACAGTTTCGGTTGCAAACTCTTCCAATGTTCTAGTTATGATATAGGTACCTCTTTGCTCTAAATAAAATTTCGACGGTTTATTTGTCTCCTCCAATTGAGGTAGGTTAATCTCTTGGGCcattttatatttggaTATTAACTCATCAGCAGAGAAATTCAATTGCTTGGCCAATTGCTGTATTAATGGTTTTGCCAAACCAAACGTATCGGT of Tetrapisispora phaffii CBS 4417 chromosome 13, complete genome contains these proteins:
- the TPHA0M01680 gene encoding uncharacterized protein (similar to Saccharomyces cerevisiae YPR097W; ancestral locus Anc_3.408) is translated as MEEKIITPVQEHYIKKELLKLELENEIALLDDPFALRKFGYPFCSTDPIDNTANKKRSSGMFSSTLIPNSPNYNGIKSKSNISLLSITSGDNGANKLANADVTSLYGNDSDPNAFNMLNYFLKEFIIKFPLLNNSDEALKTKFWQQKVQPFYEYFMSLPFSDSLDREKSSKRKMMSTVINKLVYSFFASNIITANESLYYTKEKQKYLEEQGIEKKSRLKHLGIGMPDTIRYLVTSEELFINNWNINIIGVLENNLKALDKIQKGQNKSSKLGGSKLSATSITSSFGMSSTKKWMKSALSVTSASSTAFISKITTGNSSVSPLSLMSKPTHYFILEVYNKNEHEVTHKYLQKSYYDFIEFSNILKKEFPAKKLPKLPHKQKATDTSTTSHEGIQTSTSHVRLADALHTGEQKPSIIVNDSEISLDKLNMGIDSAINDAHSEDINFEFVDDKDNNKNNSNLSRDITRTSFRQYLRKLTEDEEIAYSVSLNTFLNSNNVQLDSLPSEIQEDINSRKLVDASNLQDEVSNQEEMEETMHILSQSMSGFRSKLEKDDDYIKNIINEFKMQNEISLMSDDVQHFSEWLKLTASSVIYHLFLSKRGSRGLFNQVRMLHNLIPYNMMSQIMKVTNPMSIMKGMTDLFLSQPFGGYSLFQTMFITIITEDIRVQTKVIKKLEKKIIEESNGSQTIIDHIKLFVEKNQISNELSLDEIRAESQKMGMPMVLIVLMKYSQLRKVSQKDVDSVIESYTAWKVQNKSVGVVSESEKQESSYFANLKDLQKLYFKNNDKKLMKKVWQDPVLAQLLKAIVNLIYDPMVKLFNIADVDKGLKLFERFMTDLIKLVDKVVFGRLGTCTKFDVICRIKNLLDKYEDEFLSLLNHFLNNDKENVIEEYIAWVTSILNFLDNKNEVGKNNVLDIEKSIKESDILTEKLTTEIDDIMKNKFAKRKIFNDIVSCWKRKTVILAENSKLSDQDEIRSNMTAIKEIDIELGNLELLFNELMAQHLDRTELNSFREQVFVPFINGKYFG
- the SLX9 gene encoding Slx9p (similar to Saccharomyces cerevisiae SLX9 (YGR081C); ancestral locus Anc_3.409), whose protein sequence is MVAKKRTTLRNKAASKKPNNSLNGSEAVFHQLSTPNSFPEDPKAFLHQLRETKKEKQMNKQDTFLTQIKERAAGNPDFAGISKSSIRRRKRNMKNDLKPKMNDLLLSLNKEAGLKEILENDHKTGSLEDEDMMVDTNVTKITKSTKYRHINNETSASVKIKKNQPSIRNQKGAKQLTKDESKRFVQVLNNNAFKADPFGSLKEIIKMQKF
- the TOM20 gene encoding TOM complex receptor protein TOM20 (similar to Saccharomyces cerevisiae TOM20 (YGR082W); ancestral locus Anc_3.410), whose protein sequence is MSQSSSFSRFVSIAGAVTALSITGYAIYFDYQRRNNLMFRKNLKKEHKKQMKAAKQQQEEDKQKKLKEVGDSLAKELATDPIPTAPAEREAAFATNVEMGERLASVPGKEMESACKFYKALSVYPSPADLLGIYQRSVPESIYELIVLMIAVYPPTNIASIINGIQPDSSSVSAAAAELEAMSQGIGIDE
- the TPHA0M01710 gene encoding DUF4149 domain-containing protein (similar to Saccharomyces cerevisiae YPR098C; ancestral locus Anc_3.411), yielding MSFVKPASHLLLYSFAFGGATFYSYVASPLMFKTLEKDQFSKMQSKIFPGYFCMQTVTPVILGLTSPVALSKGSITCLLTAVASGLVNFVYLQPKSHKIKEERHALAARLEGKELMAFDEDLKKSFGRTHGISLLFNFTNNASMLVYGVYLAKNLLRYIPK